In Priestia megaterium NBRC 15308 = ATCC 14581, the following proteins share a genomic window:
- a CDS encoding carboxymuconolactone decarboxylase family protein, producing MNERYENGWKTLMEVDGEGGKRVIESLKDIAPDIGKYVIEFAFGDIYTREGLNLQQKQLVTISALTTQGGCEPQLNVHINAALNVGLTPHEIVEAITHCIPYTGFPRALNAIFIAKQVFTERELTVTLK from the coding sequence ATGAATGAACGTTACGAAAATGGTTGGAAAACGTTAATGGAAGTAGATGGAGAGGGTGGAAAACGAGTAATTGAATCATTAAAAGACATCGCTCCTGACATTGGGAAATATGTCATTGAATTTGCCTTCGGAGATATTTATACAAGAGAAGGACTTAACCTACAGCAAAAACAACTAGTTACAATAAGCGCGCTTACGACACAAGGAGGGTGTGAACCACAATTAAATGTTCATATTAATGCTGCGCTTAATGTAGGTCTCACACCACATGAAATAGTAGAAGCCATTACTCACTGTATTCCATACACTGGCTTTCCTAGAGCGTTAAATGCTATTTTTATTGCTAAACAAGTTTTTACAGAAAGAGAATTAACCGTAACTTTGAAATAA
- a CDS encoding 3-hydroxyanthranilate 3,4-dioxygenase, whose protein sequence is MTNTIQSSKPLNLWKFIEEHKDQLKPPVNNKVVWKDSELMFMVLGGPNKRRDFHVDPSEEIFYQLKGDCYVEIINEEGKREVVTVKEGEVYLLPPNVPHSPHRVADTIGIVIERNRSEGELEDFVWFCDECDAEMHRVKVQLTNIEVQVKEAIQEFNSSLELRTCKKCNHVMVPEASEWKCE, encoded by the coding sequence ATGACAAATACTATTCAATCATCTAAACCATTAAATCTTTGGAAGTTTATCGAAGAGCATAAAGATCAATTAAAACCACCCGTAAACAATAAAGTAGTATGGAAAGACTCAGAATTGATGTTTATGGTTTTGGGAGGACCCAATAAACGCCGTGACTTCCACGTAGATCCTTCTGAAGAGATCTTTTATCAATTAAAAGGTGATTGCTATGTTGAAATCATTAATGAAGAAGGCAAGCGCGAAGTTGTAACGGTGAAAGAAGGCGAAGTGTATTTACTTCCTCCGAACGTTCCGCATTCTCCACATCGTGTAGCGGATACAATCGGTATTGTTATCGAGCGAAACAGAAGTGAAGGGGAGTTAGAAGACTTTGTATGGTTCTGTGATGAATGTGATGCCGAGATGCATCGGGTGAAAGTTCAGCTAACCAATATTGAAGTTCAAGTAAAAGAAGCCATTCAGGAGTTCAACAGCAGCTTAGAATTACGCACATGTAAAAAGTGTAATCATGTTATGGTACCGGAAGCGAGTGAATGGAAATGCGAATAG
- a CDS encoding Crp/Fnr family transcriptional regulator has translation MVNLRYIWRPFLKYGQMIKLEENTTIYYQGEVGKGFYYLDKGSVKITLLTEKGAERTVNYVPEGMLLGENGINKEPYLTTAVTTAPSVLYYFTNETTLKIYEEEPKAVILFTNSLLYKFRLLAEIITFLNLPVEQQMAHYLVKLIKENEEFPFNQTSFARYVGTSRITVNKIIQKWSKEKLIELSNQNIYIKNISKLKEIRDQNSKNIGDLDMLMLPVI, from the coding sequence ATGGTAAACCTTCGATACATATGGCGTCCCTTTTTAAAGTATGGACAGATGATAAAATTAGAAGAAAACACCACAATATATTATCAAGGAGAAGTTGGTAAAGGATTTTATTATTTAGATAAAGGCAGTGTAAAGATTACTCTCTTAACTGAGAAGGGAGCAGAACGTACGGTTAACTATGTTCCTGAAGGGATGTTATTAGGGGAAAACGGTATTAATAAAGAGCCTTATTTAACAACGGCCGTAACCACAGCTCCATCCGTTTTATATTATTTTACTAATGAAACAACGTTAAAAATATACGAGGAGGAACCGAAAGCAGTCATTCTCTTTACAAATTCTCTTCTCTATAAGTTTAGATTACTAGCAGAAATTATTACGTTTCTTAATCTCCCCGTTGAACAACAGATGGCTCATTATTTAGTAAAGCTTATAAAAGAAAATGAGGAATTTCCCTTTAATCAAACATCCTTTGCCCGCTACGTTGGGACTTCCCGCATTACCGTGAATAAAATCATTCAAAAATGGAGTAAAGAAAAATTGATTGAGCTGTCTAATCAAAATATTTATATTAAAAACATCAGTAAACTTAAAGAAATAAGAGATCAAAACAGCAAAAATATAGGCGATTTAGATATGCTAATGCTGCCAGTAATTTGA
- a CDS encoding carbohydrate kinase family protein: protein MQNSISENAPVVCVGELLIDFFCSNINSNLIEGRQFLKNAGGAPANVCATIAKLGGNASFSGKVGKDPFGYFLEETLNSLNVDTSMLAWDEKVATTLAFVSLQENGERDFVFHRGADALMTMEDINLNEINKARILHFGSATAMLTSPFRETYLSLISSAKEEGKFISFDPNYRRDLWKGRLIDFISIAKKAIALSDFVKVSDEELEIITGIKNHEVGVDTLHKMGAKIVAVTLGKRGTLISNSRKKELVKSIPIKSIDSTGAGDAFVGATLFKLANTQNIKSIKNDFEQLLDIIAFANRVGALVCTKIGAIEALPNIEEIEITSV, encoded by the coding sequence GTGCAAAATAGCATAAGTGAAAATGCTCCAGTTGTTTGTGTAGGAGAATTATTAATTGATTTCTTTTGTAGCAATATTAATTCCAATTTAATAGAGGGACGCCAATTTTTAAAAAATGCCGGTGGAGCACCAGCAAATGTATGCGCAACCATAGCGAAACTAGGCGGTAATGCATCATTTAGTGGTAAAGTAGGTAAAGACCCATTCGGTTACTTTTTAGAAGAAACCTTAAATTCATTAAACGTAGATACTTCGATGCTTGCTTGGGATGAAAAGGTAGCAACTACCCTAGCTTTTGTGTCTCTACAAGAAAATGGTGAGCGAGACTTTGTATTTCATAGGGGAGCTGACGCTTTAATGACAATGGAGGACATTAACCTAAATGAAATAAATAAAGCTAGAATCCTTCATTTTGGTTCAGCCACGGCCATGTTAACTTCTCCATTCCGTGAAACTTATTTAAGCCTTATCTCTAGTGCTAAAGAGGAAGGAAAGTTTATTTCTTTTGATCCTAACTATCGAAGAGATTTATGGAAAGGAAGATTAATTGATTTCATCTCAATCGCAAAGAAAGCTATTGCTTTAAGTGATTTTGTAAAAGTAAGTGATGAAGAATTAGAGATTATCACAGGCATTAAGAATCATGAAGTAGGTGTTGATACCCTACATAAAATGGGAGCTAAAATTGTAGCAGTTACTCTTGGAAAAAGGGGAACATTGATATCTAATAGTAGAAAAAAAGAACTAGTGAAGAGTATTCCTATTAAGTCAATTGACTCTACAGGAGCTGGGGATGCTTTTGTAGGTGCAACGTTGTTCAAATTAGCTAATACACAGAATATCAAATCCATTAAAAATGATTTCGAGCAGCTACTCGACATTATTGCATTTGCAAACCGAGTTGGAGCGCTGGTATGTACAAAGATAGGAGCAATTGAAGCACTGCCAAATATTGAAGAAATAGAAATTACTAGTGTATAA
- a CDS encoding MFS transporter — protein sequence MLNAEQSQILEAESKGKPNSIPRLSWLERFGYGSGDMAYNIVFQFVNAYLLFYYTDVGGIHPAAVATLFLVVRVLDAICDPIMGVILDKTNTRWGKARPYLLWVSLPFAFFTILCFTNPHLGSTGNIIYMYITYILLGMTFSMQTIPVNSLTGRITNNVQERTVLTTTRMILVYVGILLSISCATPLVTAIGGKNQEFGFQMTALVYAAVSIILNLFSFFTVRERIAPKKSKKHGLKVTLSVLFKNKPLLVLVSSFLAFAIGFNIKLSTMVYYFTYNVHQKELVFWGTVLFFGAALISNLFIPLFSDKWGRKSVMIVSATVSLISYIGLQFTSFDSIALILFWLFASGFFTTPLNTLAWGMVADCVDYAEWKTGVRADGVVISLMSFTNKLGVALAGSFSAIYLGIAGYVANAEQTVASLNAIKNMNALVPGIFILLSVLIICFYPLTEKTYNQMILDLEKKSK from the coding sequence ATGTTAAACGCAGAACAATCACAAATATTAGAGGCTGAAAGTAAAGGTAAACCTAATTCTATTCCTAGGTTATCCTGGTTAGAACGGTTTGGATATGGATCGGGAGACATGGCATATAATATTGTTTTTCAATTCGTTAATGCCTATCTACTTTTTTATTATACTGATGTCGGAGGTATCCATCCTGCAGCTGTTGCAACGCTATTTTTAGTAGTACGAGTTCTAGATGCTATTTGCGACCCTATAATGGGAGTTATTTTAGATAAAACTAATACACGTTGGGGAAAAGCAAGACCATATTTGTTATGGGTCTCACTTCCTTTTGCTTTCTTCACTATCCTATGTTTTACCAATCCTCACTTAGGGTCAACTGGAAATATTATATATATGTATATTACCTATATCTTATTAGGGATGACGTTTAGTATGCAAACGATTCCAGTTAATAGCTTAACAGGACGAATTACTAATAATGTTCAGGAACGCACAGTTTTAACAACTACTCGTATGATATTGGTTTATGTAGGAATCCTCCTTTCCATTTCATGCGCAACCCCTCTTGTAACAGCTATTGGAGGCAAAAATCAAGAATTTGGATTTCAGATGACTGCTCTAGTCTATGCTGCTGTAAGTATCATTTTAAATCTGTTTAGCTTCTTTACAGTACGCGAGCGCATTGCTCCTAAAAAGAGTAAAAAACATGGGCTTAAAGTAACTTTATCTGTTTTGTTTAAAAACAAACCACTACTAGTACTAGTTTCGTCTTTCTTGGCATTTGCTATTGGTTTTAATATTAAACTTAGTACAATGGTTTACTATTTTACTTACAATGTTCATCAAAAGGAATTAGTATTTTGGGGCACTGTTTTATTTTTTGGAGCTGCGCTAATTAGTAACTTATTTATTCCTTTATTCTCTGATAAATGGGGTAGAAAGAGTGTAATGATTGTATCAGCTACAGTATCTCTTATTTCATATATAGGACTCCAATTTACTTCTTTTGATTCAATTGCTTTAATTTTATTTTGGCTGTTTGCTTCGGGATTCTTTACCACTCCACTAAACACACTAGCTTGGGGGATGGTTGCCGATTGTGTAGATTATGCTGAATGGAAAACTGGAGTTCGAGCAGATGGTGTTGTTATTTCCTTAATGAGTTTTACTAATAAGTTAGGGGTTGCACTTGCTGGATCATTCTCAGCCATCTATTTGGGGATAGCAGGCTATGTAGCTAATGCAGAACAAACCGTAGCTTCCTTAAATGCTATAAAAAATATGAATGCTCTAGTGCCAGGAATTTTCATTTTACTTTCTGTATTAATAATCTGCTTTTATCCTTTAACTGAAAAAACATATAATCAAATGATTTTGGATTTAGAGAAAAAATCTAAGTAA
- a CDS encoding 4-hydroxyphenylacetate 3-hydroxylase family protein — MGIRTGAQYIDALKSRQPEIWLGGRKITNVFEEKVFQQPILEIAKLYDMQHDPAYQEKITHICEETGERISNAFLIPKSYEDLVARREVFEAFAKATFGLMGRTPDFLNVVVTSLFHNASFLDHYNEQWGKNIRDYYRYIRDNDLFLTHAIINPQNDRSKASHEQQDLFTHLGAVKETPDGLVVKGAKMLATLSPITDEVIVYSFPGFKPGDERYALAFALPIDTPGLRILCREAMQDGTRSVFDHPLASRFEEMDAVLIFNDVLIPWNRVFLYNNIEAANLLYPKTGIAQQPAHQSGVRGLVKLQFATEVACKVADAIGVDGYLNVQESLGELIQSVESIRALLRTSEYEYMINEKGEALPNETALETIRGLLPTMYPRAIEVMQTIGAGGLLMSPTGADFENLELREDLNRYYGGREGVPAIDRVQLFKLAWDLCGEAFGQRLLQYERYYTGDPIRKRAIFYNSYKRSHSFAMVDAALNTEVKKKEVTNS, encoded by the coding sequence ATGGGGATTCGTACAGGTGCTCAATATATTGATGCATTAAAATCACGCCAGCCAGAAATTTGGTTAGGAGGCAGAAAAATTACAAATGTATTTGAAGAAAAGGTGTTTCAACAGCCTATTTTAGAAATTGCGAAGTTGTACGATATGCAGCATGACCCGGCTTACCAAGAGAAAATTACTCATATTTGCGAAGAAACGGGAGAAAGAATATCAAATGCATTCTTAATTCCTAAAAGCTACGAAGACTTAGTAGCTCGCAGAGAAGTGTTTGAAGCATTTGCAAAAGCTACCTTTGGACTGATGGGACGAACACCGGATTTCTTAAATGTTGTAGTCACCTCTTTATTTCATAATGCTAGTTTCCTAGATCATTACAATGAACAGTGGGGCAAAAATATAAGAGATTATTACCGTTATATTCGTGATAATGACTTGTTTTTAACTCATGCTATTATCAACCCGCAGAATGACCGAAGCAAAGCCTCCCATGAACAGCAAGATCTCTTTACTCATTTAGGTGCTGTCAAAGAAACACCGGATGGACTTGTTGTAAAAGGAGCTAAAATGCTAGCTACACTTTCACCTATTACCGATGAAGTGATTGTTTATTCATTCCCAGGGTTTAAACCTGGCGATGAACGTTATGCACTTGCTTTCGCGCTGCCGATTGATACACCGGGACTTCGAATCCTTTGCCGAGAAGCTATGCAAGACGGAACAAGATCAGTGTTTGATCATCCGCTAGCCTCTCGATTTGAAGAGATGGATGCAGTCTTGATTTTTAACGATGTGCTGATTCCTTGGAACCGAGTGTTTTTATATAACAATATTGAAGCTGCCAATCTTCTTTATCCTAAAACAGGAATCGCTCAGCAACCGGCACATCAATCTGGCGTAAGAGGATTAGTTAAACTTCAATTTGCAACGGAAGTAGCTTGTAAAGTAGCGGATGCAATTGGTGTAGACGGATATCTAAACGTTCAAGAGAGCTTAGGGGAGTTGATACAGTCAGTAGAATCCATTAGGGCTTTGCTTCGAACATCAGAGTATGAGTATATGATTAATGAAAAAGGAGAAGCTCTTCCAAACGAAACGGCTTTAGAAACAATTCGTGGATTGCTTCCTACAATGTACCCTCGTGCTATTGAAGTGATGCAAACAATTGGTGCAGGCGGTTTGCTGATGTCTCCTACAGGAGCAGATTTTGAAAATCTTGAATTAAGAGAGGATTTAAATCGTTATTATGGAGGCCGAGAAGGAGTGCCTGCTATAGATCGTGTTCAATTATTTAAATTAGCGTGGGACCTATGTGGAGAAGCATTTGGCCAAAGGTTACTTCAATACGAGCGATACTATACAGGAGATCCAATCCGTAAAAGAGCTATTTTCTACAATAGCTATAAGCGCAGCCATTCATTTGCCATGGTAGATGCTGCTTTAAATACAGAAGTTAAAAAGAAAGAAGTAACAAATAGCTGA
- a CDS encoding NAD(P)-dependent alcohol dehydrogenase: MNNNLPKTMKAAVMHGTREISIETLPIPQIDENEVLIKVMAVGICGSDLHYYTKGRIGKYKVEKPFILGHECSGEVVAIGSAVERFRVGDRVAVEPGVTCGHCEACKEGRYNLCPDVQFLATPPVDGAFVQYIKMRQDFVFLIPDSLSYEDAALIEPFSVGIHAATRTKLQPGSTIAIMGMGPVGLMAVAAAKAFGASTIIATDLEPLRLEAAKRMGATHVINIREQDPLNEIKNITENVGVDVAWETAGNPKALQSSLSSIRRGGKLAIVGLPSQSDIPLDVPFIADNEIDIYGIFRYANTYPKGIKFLTSGAIDTKNLVTDRYPLAGTREAMERALNFKNECLKIIVYPNE, from the coding sequence ATGAATAACAACTTACCTAAAACTATGAAAGCAGCTGTCATGCACGGCACAAGAGAAATCAGTATTGAAACATTGCCTATACCACAAATTGATGAAAATGAAGTTTTAATTAAAGTAATGGCTGTAGGAATTTGTGGCTCAGACTTACATTATTATACCAAGGGTAGAATTGGTAAATACAAAGTAGAAAAACCATTTATCCTTGGACATGAGTGCTCAGGTGAGGTTGTAGCTATTGGATCAGCTGTTGAAAGATTTAGAGTAGGGGATCGCGTAGCCGTTGAACCAGGAGTAACCTGTGGACATTGTGAAGCATGCAAAGAGGGAAGGTACAACCTTTGTCCAGATGTTCAATTCTTAGCAACACCACCAGTTGATGGTGCCTTTGTTCAATATATAAAAATGCGTCAGGATTTTGTCTTTTTAATCCCGGATTCCCTTTCCTATGAAGATGCTGCCTTAATAGAGCCTTTTTCAGTTGGTATCCATGCAGCCACGAGAACAAAACTTCAGCCTGGGTCAACGATTGCGATTATGGGAATGGGACCGGTAGGGTTAATGGCTGTAGCAGCAGCGAAAGCATTTGGAGCAAGTACAATAATAGCAACAGACTTAGAACCATTGCGTCTTGAAGCAGCAAAACGAATGGGGGCAACTCACGTTATTAATATCAGAGAGCAAGATCCTCTTAATGAAATTAAAAATATTACTGAAAACGTAGGCGTTGACGTTGCATGGGAGACTGCAGGGAATCCAAAAGCATTACAATCTTCACTATCTTCAATTCGTCGTGGTGGAAAATTAGCAATCGTAGGTTTACCTTCTCAAAGCGATATTCCACTCGATGTACCATTTATTGCTGATAATGAGATTGATATATATGGTATTTTCCGCTATGCCAATACTTATCCAAAAGGAATTAAATTTCTTACTTCCGGTGCAATTGACACAAAGAATCTTGTAACAGATAGATATCCGTTAGCCGGCACACGTGAAGCGATGGAGCGAGCACTAAATTTTAAAAACGAATGTTTAAAAATTATAGTGTATCCAAACGAATAA
- a CDS encoding FAD synthetase family protein: MQRYEDGILTLPASVIAIGAFDGVHQGHQAVIKQAVTRSKALKVPSVVYTFDPPPRFHFQQDQVLTPIDQKVNLIAELGVDYAVIIHFDELYAKRPSIDFISNLKKLNPSEIIVGNDFRFGRNREGDIKLLAKHFLVDIIPPVCCAEGTRISSTRIRQLIQQGAIDQSNDLLGWSLQKEYV, encoded by the coding sequence ATGCAAAGGTATGAGGACGGAATACTAACTTTACCAGCATCAGTAATAGCTATAGGTGCATTTGATGGCGTGCATCAAGGACATCAAGCAGTGATTAAGCAAGCTGTAACTCGAAGCAAAGCTTTAAAGGTACCTAGCGTTGTTTATACATTTGATCCTCCTCCTCGTTTTCATTTTCAACAAGATCAAGTGTTAACGCCCATTGATCAAAAGGTAAATCTGATAGCAGAGTTAGGAGTAGACTACGCAGTTATTATCCATTTTGATGAATTATACGCTAAGCGCCCATCAATCGATTTTATCAGTAACTTAAAAAAGCTTAATCCATCGGAGATCATAGTAGGCAACGATTTTCGTTTCGGCCGGAATAGAGAAGGAGATATTAAACTGCTAGCAAAGCACTTTCTCGTAGATATCATCCCGCCTGTCTGTTGTGCAGAAGGAACAAGAATTTCTTCTACTAGAATTCGCCAGCTAATCCAGCAAGGCGCAATTGACCAATCAAATGATTTATTAGGCTGGTCTTTACAAAAGGAATATGTATAA
- a CDS encoding NADPH-dependent FMN reductase, with translation MKLLGISGTIIGSKTGAVVQQVLEEAKLQHPDIEIEFLDLRDYTIQFCDGRDPSAYSEGTKKVIEIISSADFYVIGSPIFQGSITGALKNVFDLIHPQVFRNKVMGFIATGGTYQHYLVIENQLKPIAGYFRAFVAPSYVYAHTTHFNQKNEVADPEVLGRIKNLANEVVYMQKKLQVSELEILN, from the coding sequence ATGAAATTACTAGGCATATCAGGCACGATTATAGGTTCTAAAACAGGCGCTGTTGTTCAACAAGTACTTGAAGAAGCTAAATTGCAGCATCCAGATATCGAAATTGAATTTTTAGATTTACGAGATTACACTATCCAATTTTGTGATGGCCGCGATCCCTCTGCTTATTCAGAAGGTACTAAAAAAGTCATTGAAATTATTTCTAGCGCTGATTTTTATGTAATTGGTTCACCTATCTTCCAAGGATCAATCACGGGTGCTCTTAAGAATGTATTTGATTTAATACATCCACAGGTTTTTCGAAATAAAGTAATGGGGTTCATCGCCACAGGCGGGACGTATCAGCATTATTTAGTCATTGAAAATCAGTTAAAGCCTATTGCGGGTTACTTTCGTGCCTTTGTGGCACCGAGTTATGTATACGCTCATACGACTCACTTTAATCAAAAGAATGAGGTAGCCGATCCGGAAGTGTTAGGTCGCATTAAGAATTTAGCAAACGAAGTTGTCTACATGCAGAAAAAGCTACAAGTAAGCGAGCTGGAAATCCTGAATTAG
- a CDS encoding Crp/Fnr family transcriptional regulator: MMAILFNHENNFKNYLMYGKRQYMKQKNVVYEQGDIGKGFYYLDSGLIKVHTSTPLGKERVLNIVLPGQLLGVQAMDQQAHFTTATTVKDSVLYYFSYDDFKKLITIHPPILNLITKSIIQKMHILAEQINLHTLTTEQQIATVLLNIYHDFKSYEIPLTQKDLATCTGLTRITVYKTLKKWKEKKLIDSKNKRFLIKNPDLLKNYLFQ, encoded by the coding sequence ATGATGGCTATTCTCTTCAATCATGAAAATAATTTCAAAAACTACTTAATGTACGGAAAAAGGCAATATATGAAACAAAAAAATGTGGTATATGAACAAGGAGACATAGGAAAAGGATTTTATTACTTGGACAGTGGATTAATTAAAGTCCACACCTCTACCCCATTAGGAAAAGAACGCGTATTAAACATTGTATTGCCAGGTCAATTATTGGGAGTCCAAGCAATGGACCAGCAAGCTCATTTCACTACTGCTACTACGGTAAAAGATTCTGTCCTATATTATTTTAGTTATGACGATTTTAAAAAGCTTATAACTATTCACCCGCCCATACTAAACCTTATTACAAAGAGTATTATTCAAAAAATGCATATCTTAGCTGAACAAATTAATTTACATACGTTAACTACCGAGCAGCAAATCGCCACTGTGCTTTTAAACATCTATCATGACTTTAAAAGCTATGAAATTCCTTTAACACAAAAGGACCTAGCAACGTGTACCGGTTTAACAAGGATTACAGTTTATAAAACGTTAAAAAAATGGAAAGAGAAAAAACTAATAGATAGTAAAAATAAAAGATTTCTAATTAAGAACCCGGATCTGTTAAAAAACTATCTCTTTCAGTGA
- a CDS encoding MerR family transcriptional regulator encodes MENLFSIQQVASMTGLSTHTLRYYEKIGLIKNVQRDQTGYRQYTDFDLAWIQFLIRLRVTGMPMLKMKQFSDLRQKGDSTITARKELLEEHYKDVLGKIEELELNSQRIEEKIAHYKKLETVENQQS; translated from the coding sequence ATGGAAAATTTATTCAGTATTCAACAAGTAGCAAGTATGACCGGTCTTTCTACACATACTTTGCGTTATTACGAAAAAATTGGATTAATAAAAAATGTACAAAGAGACCAAACCGGATATCGGCAATATACAGATTTTGATCTAGCTTGGATTCAGTTTTTAATTCGGTTACGTGTTACAGGAATGCCTATGCTTAAAATGAAGCAGTTTTCTGATTTGCGACAGAAAGGAGATTCTACTATTACTGCAAGAAAGGAATTGTTAGAAGAACATTATAAAGATGTCTTAGGCAAGATAGAGGAACTAGAGTTAAATTCGCAGAGAATTGAAGAAAAAATTGCGCACTATAAAAAATTAGAGACAGTGGAAAACCAACAATCTTAA